One stretch of Arachis hypogaea cultivar Tifrunner chromosome 20, arahy.Tifrunner.gnm2.J5K5, whole genome shotgun sequence DNA includes these proteins:
- the LOC140182609 gene encoding uncharacterized protein yields MPRVVSRSSGSAAAYDPYAWVTDDIRSSPNQMDLEELTEFRQAGYLCGGTDEEANYEAIVPLPRERIYELNFHSPRVPDWIWFYKSMFTQVGVRIPFSDFQMALLNRISVCPSQLHPNSWASIRCFEMVCEYLELPASVDVFLFYFNLTNPSKQGKARKGFLSFRAAQGRKIFSLFEDSYHGFKDKYFKVRPVKGRHPFWLSLEGERLIQTYWSFGAGSNPFVKVSYKRLSAVDKNIANVLLAIFEKNHVNPHLLMGEREAGRSYILEMSATVTGLENLMKTFFEASDDENAEEKGAGKSEGPSGEKEGQGTETSGKQGLGGRVSPTHEEGPADGKATLSPHPDSDVELIHTPKKRKMSSSPEGVLTVMERNFDASKFIDSQLIPGTEEHFHATELSGQARWMYRTLLRGAVIARKAEFELSGMEALRRKLESSVKANNDFKAQVELLQGQLSEMGGKLNAAEEKSSFIAERLKASDETVARLLEREMTLENQLNAAQGLVVALEKEREQAISEAKAAKAEAVDLKKKLKVAKEQGKNAILMTEDALKAQLKIAAPDFEISSIGVFKTIQDGKIVDMPRK; encoded by the exons atgcctcgtgttGTCTCCCGGTCTTCCGGATCCGCTGCGGCTTACGACCCGTACGCTTGGGTGACAGACGATATAAGGAGTTCACCCAACCAGATGGACTTGGAGGAATTGACGGAGTTCCGGCAAGCCGGTTACCTGTGTGGGGGTACTGACGAGGAGGCCAACTACGAGGCCATTGTCCCGCTTCCTCGTGAGCGTATTTATGAGCTTAATTTTCATTCTCCTCGCGTCCCCGattggatttggttttacaaGTCCATGTTCACACAAGTCGGTGTTCGGATACCGTTCTCCGATTTTCAAATGGCGCTGCTGAACCGGATATCCGTCTGTCCGTCTCAacttcatccgaacagctgggcttcgaTCCGCTGCTTCGAGATGGTCTGCGAGTACTTGGAGCTACCGGCGTCGGTGgacgtttttctcttttatttcaacCTTACCAACCCCTCCAAACAGGGGAAAGCAAGAAAAGGGTTTCTTTCTTTCCGTGCTGCCCAGGGTAGGAAGATTTTTAGCCTTTTTGAGGATTCCTACCATGGTTTCAAAGATAAGTATTTCAAGGTTCGTCCTGTCAAGGGTCGCCATCCCTTCTGGTTGTCGTTAGAGGGGGAGCGCCTTATCCAGACTTACTGGAGCTTCGGCGCGGGGTCGAATCCTTTTGTGAAAGTGTCGTACAAGAGGTTGTCGGCTGTAGATAAGAATATAGCGAACGTTCTTCTCGCTATCTTTGAAAAGAATCATGTGAATCCCCACCTTcttatgggtgaacgggaggccgGCCGGAGCTATATTC TGGAAATGTCTGCCACCGTGACCGGTCTCGAGAACCTGATGAAGACCTTTTTTGAGGCTAGTGATGATGAGAATGCCGAAGAAAAGGGGGCCGGCAAGTCGGAGGGTCCGTCAGGGGAAAAAGAGGGGCAGGGGACCGAGACGTCGGGAAAGCAGGGCTTAGGGGGTCGAGTTTCCCCTACCCATGAGGAGGGACCTGCCGACGGGAAGGCGACCCTCTCCCCCCACCCAGATAGCGACGTGGAGCTTATCCACACTCCTAAGAAgcgaaagatgtcttccagcccgGAGGGGGTCCTAACCGTAATGGAGAGGAATTTTGATGCCTCCAAGTTCATTGACTCCCAGTTGATACCCGGGACGGAAGAGCATTTTCATGCAACCGAACTGTCCggacaggcgaggtggatgtatcgcacCTTGCTTCGTGGGGCCGTGATAGCTCGGAAGGCTGAGTTTGAGCTATCTGGTATGGAGGCGCTTCGGAGGAAACTTGAGTCTTCTGTTAAGGCGAATAATGACTTTAAGGCTCAAGTTGAGCTCCTCCAGGGTCAGCTGTCCGAGATGGGGGGAAAGCTTAATGCTGCTGAGGAGAAGTCGTCGTTTATTGCGGAGAGGCTGAAGGCGTCCGATGAGACCGTGGCTCGGCTTCTTGAGCGTGAGATGACATTAGAAAATCAACTGAACGCCGCTCAGGGTCTAGTTGTCGCTTTGGAAAAGGAACGGGAGCAGGCCATCTCGGAGGCGAAGGCCGCTAAGGCAGAGGCCGTTGATCTTAAGAAGAAGCTTAAGGTGGCCAAGGAGCAAGGGAAGAATGCCATCTTGATGACCGAAGATGCCCTGAAGGCCCAGCTGAAGATTGCTGCTCCTGATTTCGAGATCTCGTCAATTGGTGTTTTCAAGACTATCCAGGACGGGAAAATTGTCGATATGCCGAGGAAGTGA